In Daucus carota subsp. sativus chromosome 4, DH1 v3.0, whole genome shotgun sequence, one DNA window encodes the following:
- the LOC108218815 gene encoding uncharacterized protein LOC108218815, producing MSIERSPSESWDMMLPGPPSRNNGGSSDLSPTGLLSYAAGSSVVVVDTRSMQLITVIPLPPPSNSSLSPFVTSVRWSPHQLRRDLLSYDPSTAASHLLLAAGDRQGRIALLDLRAKSPLLFLDTSDSKLGVQDLCWILTRPDSYVIAALSGPSLLSLYNTSTGRCFFKYDAAPELFSCIRRDPFDSRQVIALGLKGFLLSVKVLNDNSEDDVTLKELQVGTDTSELQRLERDNANGTNSNATSPALALYPTYFAKCAFSPHWRHILFLTFPRELVVFDLRYGTALFSASLPRGVAKFLDVLPDYSMELLHCAHIDGKISTWRRKEGEQVYTMCMMEELMPSIGTYVPPPSVLAVSISLSESTLQNVSKYCSNQSYTSPEVDFDNPFDFYDVSHIISKTHIISISDDGKIWNWLLTAEGLGEAPKGESKSSSNLENMSTVDSNASDPGLDSIKPLEDITITTRRLSNTTTNGEDMLFKISLVGQLHLLSSTVTMLAVPTPSLTSTLARGGNYPAVAVALVALGSQSGTIDIVDVAANAVAASFSVHNNVIRGLRWLGNSKLVSFSYSQGSEKIGGYINKLVVTCLRSGLNRTFRVLQKPERAPIRALRASASGRYLLILFRDAPVEVWAMTKTPVMLRSLALPFTVLEWTLPTVPRPGQMGQSKQSDHTAVTANASSSESKGVGPDETEDDSSESFAFALLNGALGVFEVHGRRIRDFRPKWPTSSFALSDGLVTAMAYRLPHVVMGDRSGNIRWWDVTTGQSSSFNTHRDGIRRIKFSPVVPGDRSRGRIAVLFYDNTFSVFDLDSQDPLANSLLQPQCPGTLVLELDWLPLRANKNDPLVLCVAGADSSFRLIEVTMSDKKIGHTTQPRSLKERFRPVALCSPILLPTPHALALRMILQLGVKHSWFNTSTIMDKGHYKILQSGSSTGDLRSYMINSPPVGDSVVPELLLKILEPYRKEGCILDDERVSIYANVVNKGSAARFAFAAAIFGESAEALFWLELPGALNHLLNKIVSKSLQKAPISASTSEDEDASMLLRITSKGKSVRGKKNVSNFGQHRLMAFDQGELWESANERINWHEKLEGEEDIQNRVHELVSTGNLEAAVSLLLSTPPESSYFYANALRAVALSSAVSKSLLELSVKVVAANMVRSDRSLSGTHLLCAVGRYQEACSQLQDAGYWTDAATLAATHLKGSDYARVLQRWAEHVRHVEHNIWGALVLYVAAGALQEALAALRGAQQPETAAMFILACREIHAEFVSSLDSDEESGEPNKETLLNLPELNPDNEDVIAVGEYYGEYQRKLVHLCMDSQPIFD from the exons ATGTCAATTGAGCGATCACCCAGCGAGTCATGGGACATGATGCTCCCGGGCCCACCCTCCCGTAACAACGGCGGTTCATCCGATCTAAGTCCCACCGGTCTACTCTCCTACGCCGCCGGCAGCAGTGTAGTCGTCGTCGACACTCGCTCTATGCAGCTCATCACCGTCATTCCCCTCCCTCCGCCATCGAACTCATCTCTCTCCCCCTTCGTCACCTCGGTGCGGTGGTCCCCACACCAGCTCCGCCGTGACTTGCTCTCTTACGATCCCTCCACCGCCGCCTCTCACTTACTTCTCGCCGCCGGTGACCGGCAAGGTCGCATTGCTCTCCTCGATCTCCGCGCCAAATCACCTCTTCTCTTTCTAGATACTTCGGATTCTAAGCTCGGAGTCCAGGACCTCTGCTGGATCCTGACCCGACCCGATTCATACGTGATTGCTGCTCTCTCCGGACCTTCTCTGCTCTCTCTCTACAATACTTCCACTGGCAGGTGTTTCTTCAAATACGACGCCGCTCCCGAGCTCTTCTCGTGCATTCGCCGCGATCCTTTCGATTCGAGACAGGTTATTGCATTAGGACTTAAAGGTTTTCTATTATCTGTTAAGGTGTTGAATGATAATTCAGAAGATGACGTCACTCTCAAGGAGCTACAAGTTGGCACCGATACTTCGGAATTGCAGAGGTTGGAGAGGGATAATGCAAACGGAACGAATTCGAATGCCACATCGCCTGCACTTGCGCTTTATCCGACTTATTTTGCTAAATGTGCTTTTTCGCCACATTGGAGGCACATTTTGTTTTTGACTTTTCCAAGGGAATTGGTTGTGTTTGATTTAAGATACGGGACTGCATTGTTTAGTGCAAGCCTGCCTAGGGGTGTTGCAAAGTTTTTGGATGTGTTGCCGGATTACAGCATGGAGTTGTTGCATTGTGCTCATATTGATGGAAAAATCAGTACCTGGCGGCGGAAAGA AGGCGAGCAGGTTTACACTATGTGTATGATGGAAGAATTGATGCCCTCAATTGGAACATATGTCCCCCCTCCATCAGTACTTGCAGTTTCCATCTCATTATCTGAGTCTACCCTACAAAATGTTAGCAAATACTGTTCTAATCAATCTTATACCTCACCTGAGGTGGATTTTGATAATCCTTTTGACTTCTATGATGTTTCTCATATCATTTCTAAGACACATATAATATCCATTTCTGATGATGGAAAAATTTGGAACTGGCTCCTGACTGCTGAAGGATTAGGTGAAGCTCCAAAAGGTGAAAGTAAGTCAAGCTCTAATTTAGAGAATATGTCAACGGTAGATAGCAATGCCAGTGACCCTGGGTTGGATTCTATTAAACCGCTTGAAGATATTACAATCACTACCAGACGTCTGTCAAACACCACTACCAACGGTGAAGATATGTTGTTTAAG ATCAGTCTCGTCGGACAACTTCATCTTCTTTCTTCAACTGTAACAATGCTGGCTGTACCAACCCCTTCTTTGACATCCACTTTGGCAC GCGGTGGAAACTATCCGGCTGTCGCGGTTGCACTAGTTGCTTTGGGATCCCAAAGTGGTACAATTGATATTGTTGATGTTGCTGCTAATGCTGTTGCTGCAAGTTTTTCCGTTCATAACAATGTCATTAGGGGATTAAGATGGCTTGGCAATTCTAAACTTGTCTCTTTTTCCTATTCTCAG GGAAGTGAAAAGATTGGAGGCTAtattaataaacttgtagtgACATGCTTAAGAAGTGGGCTTAATCGAACATTCCGGGTTTTACAAAAGCCAGAACGTGCACCTATAAGAGCTTTAAGGGCTTCAGCTTCTGGAAG ATATCTTTTAATATTGTTTCGTGATGCACCTGTTGAGGTGTGGGCAATGACCAAAACTCCGGTTATG TTAAGATCTTTAGCTCTTCCGTTCACGGTATTAGAATGGACACTTCCTACTGTTCCAAGACCAGGTCAGATGGGACAATCTAAGCAATCAGATCATACAGCTGTAACTGCAAATGCATCCTCTTCAGAATCAA AAGGAGTAGGTCCTGATGAGACTGAAGATGACTCCTCCGAAAGTTTTGCATTTGCATTGTTAAATGGAGCACTTGGAGTTTTTGAGGTTCATGGCCGAAGGATCCGAGACTTCAG ACCAAAATGGCCTACTTCTTCATTTGCTTTATCTGATGGACTGGTCACAGCAATGGCTTACCGTTTGCCTCATGTA GTCATGGGAGACAGGTCGGGGAACATACGCTGGTGGGATGTGACGACTGGGCAGTCTTCCTCTTTCAATACTCACAGGGACGGGATCCGGAGAATCAAGTTTTCACCTGTCGTTCCCGGAGATCGTAGCCGTGGGCGCATTGCCGTGCTATTCTACGACAACACATTTTCTGTATTTGATCTT GACTCGCAAGATCCATTAGCCAATTCCCTTCTACAACCTCAATGCCCTGGAACCCTCGTCTTGGAACTTGATTGGTTGCCTTTGAGAGCTAATAAGAATGATCCATTGGTGTTATGTGTTGCAGGAGCTGATAGCAGTTTTCGTCTAATAGAGGTTACCAT gagtgacaaaaaaattggaCATACAACTCAACCAAGATCACTGAAAGAGAGATTTCGGCCAGTGGCATTATGTTCACCTATTCTACTGCCTACACCACATGCActg GCATTGCGGATGATACTGCAGTTGGGTGTCAAGCATTCGTGGTTTAATACATCAACCATTATGGATAAGGGGCATTATAAAATTCTTCAAAGTGGATCATCAACAGGAGATCTTCGTAGTTATATGATTAATTCACCACCTGTCGGTGACTCTGTTGTGCCAGAATTGCTCCTTAAAATTTTAGAGCCTTACAGAAAGGAAG GATGCATACTTGATGATGAGAGGGTAAGCATATATGCTAATGTTGTCAACAAAGGTTCAGCTGCGAGATTTGCCTTTGCAGCAGCAATTTTTGGGGAATCTGCAGAAGCACTTTTCTGGTTAGAGTTGCCTGGTGCACTTAACCACTTACTGAATAAGATTGTTAGCAAGTCACTTCAGAAAGCCCCAATATCAGCTTCAACTTCTGAAGATGAGGATGCATCTATGCTACTTAGAATAACATCAAAGGGAAAGTCAGTGCGTGGAAAAAAGAATGTATCA AACTTTGGTCAGCATAGGTTGATGGCTTTTGACCAAGGAGAGTTGTGGGAAAGTGCTAATGAGCGTATTAACTGGCATGAAAAATTGGAGGGGGAAGAGGATATTCAAAACAGAGTACACGA GCTTGTTTCCACTGGAAATTTAGAAGCTGCTGTTAGTTTACTTCTTTCAACCCCTCCAGAGAGCTCTTACTTCTATGCAAATGCATTGCGTGCTGTTGCTCTATCATCTGCTGTATCAAAATCCCTTCTTGAACTTTCAGTAAAG GTTGTTGCAGCAAACATGGTCAGGAGTGACAGGTCATTGTCAGGCACACATCTGTTATGCGCTGTTGGTAGATACCAAGAAGCCTGTTCACAG CTACAAGATGCCGGATACTGGACAGATGCTGCAACCTTAGCAGCAACACATTTAAAGGGTTCTGATTATGCAAG GGTATTGCAAAGGTGGGCAGAACATGTCCGCCACGTTGAACATAATATCTGGGG GGCTCTAGTCTTGTACGTGGCTGCTGGTGCTTTGCAAGAGGCGTTGGCTGCACTTCGTGGAGCACAGCAGCCTGAAACAGCTGCCATGTTTATACTTGCTTGCCGTGAAATCCATGCCGAATTTGTATCCAGCTTGGATTCAGATGAGGAATCAGGCGAGCCAAATAAGGAAACACTGCTCAACTTGCCAGAGTTGAATCCTGATAATGAAGATGTTATTGCAGTTGGAGAATATTATGGCGAATATCAAAGAAAACTAGTGCACTTATGCATGGATTCACAACCCATTTTTGATTAA
- the LOC108218579 gene encoding methyl-CpG-binding domain-containing protein 11, with amino-acid sequence MASSVEKEEQEQVAFLELPAPAGWNKKFMLKKGGTPKKNEIIFTAPTGEEIPTRKQLEQYLKSHPGGPAITEFDWGTGDTPRRSSRISEKTKATLSPESHPTRKRSKKASDGKSVGKVKEPNPEETLEKEAEVQNAEKDEKGNTAAEIGEGVEEKMDEDTKYVEKDAVKDKQADEKVGTQVILEDVGKGIEDENKEEVHEEDGRKVEAAVEEAKPDEGVKVTVEAEEDKVLAEAEKETSKEPVVNEAPSATELPKKDEGFTQNAPAQKESEKTPVEPGKEVNSGEQIKQGITVEEKIEEGDDKTGNCGLATPKQNDVTNKSEGEVAENGSFANAG; translated from the exons ATGGCAAGCTCAGTTGAGAAAGAGGAACAAGAACAAGTTGCCTTCTTGGAACTCCCTGCTCCTGCTGGCTGGAACAAAAAG TTTATGCTCAAGAAAGGTGGCACACCTAAGAAGAATGAGATCATATTCACTGCTCCTACTGGGGAAGAGATCCCTACCAGAAAGCAGCTGGAGCAGTACCTTAAATCACATCCAGGTGGTCCAGCAATAACAGAGTTCGACTGGGGAACAGGTGACACTCCTAGAAGATCATCAAGGATTAGTGAGAAGACAAAAGCAACTCTGTCTCCTGAAAGTCACCCGACCAGAAAGAGGAGCAAAAAAGCCTCTGATGGAAAGAGTGTCGGAAAGGTGAAAGAACCTAATCCTGAGGAAACCCTTGAGAAAGAAGCTGAAGTTCAAAACGCAGAAAAAGATGAGAAAGGTAATACAGCTGCAGAAATTGGGGAAGGTGTGGAGGAAAAAATGGATGAAGATACAAAATATGTGGAGAAAGATGCCGTGAAAGACAAGCAGGCAGATGAAAAGGtcggaactcaagttatattgGAGGATGTTGGTAAGGGAATTGAAGATGAGAATAAAGAAGAAGTCCATGAGGAAGATGGAAGAAAAGTAGAAGCTGCTGTGGAAGAAGCTAAACCTGATGAAGGTGTCAAAGTAACTGTAGAAGCTGAAGAGGACAAGGTACTTGCTGAAGCAGAAAAAGAAACCTCTAAAGAACCTGTGGTTAATGAGGCACCTTCTGCTACCGAATTACCCAAGAAAGATGAAGGATTCACACAGAATGCACCGGCTCAAAAAGAATCGGAAAAAACACCAGTTGAGCCAGGGAAAGAGGTTAACTCGGGGGAGCAGATCAAACAGGGAATCACTGTGGAGGAAAAGATTGAGGAAGGCGACGACAAAACTGGAAACTGTGGCTTGGCAACTCCTAAGCAGAATGACGTAACAAACAAGTCCGAGGGAGAAGTGGCTGAGAATGGTAGCTTTGCTAATGCAGGATAG
- the LOC108217267 gene encoding umecyanin — translation MASGRVNVVAFFVVMVIGAAMQMESTDAQKTHDVNGPAGWIIPSSPNVYSTWAASQTFAVGDTLVFNFTTGAHTAAQVTKAAYDACTITNPIAVWQTGPSSVKLNSSGPHYYICTIPSHCSLGQKVAITVGAAATSPASAPSPAATPTEAPAPGSTATPSDAPGSTTTPSAETPGNSASFAAAAWPLTVLSAAAMALFF, via the exons ATGGCAAGTGGAAGAGTGAATGTGGTAGCATTTTTTGTAGTTATGGTAATAGGAGCGGCTATGCAGATGGAAAGCACGGATGCGCAGAAGACTCATGATGTGAATGGACCAGCAGGCTGGATTATTCCATCAAGCCCCAACGTTTACTCCACCTGGGCTGCTTCCCAGACCTTCGCCGTTGGCGATACTCTCG TATTCAATTTCACGACGGGAGCACACACGGCGGCGCAAGTGACCAAGGCGGCGTACGATGCTTGCACCATAACCAACCCCATTGCGGTGTGGCAAACTGGTCCATCCAGCGTTAAGCTCAACTCGTCCGGCCCTCACTACTACATCTGTACAATCCCAAGTCATTGCTCACTGGGTCAAAAAGTAGCCATCACTGTGGGTGCCGCCGCAACTTCACCAGCTTCTGCCCCTTCACCCGCCGCAACTCCCACAGAGGCACCGGCACCAGGCAGCACCGCCACTCCCTCGGACGCACCGGGAAGCACCACCACTCCCTCGGCAGAGACACCGGGGAATTCAGCGTCATTTGCTGCCGCTGCATGGCCGCTCACAGTTTTGTCCGCCGCCGCCATGGCTTTATTTTTCTAG